TAATGGCTATATTGGCTGAATTTAATAAAACGCTCAAAAAATACGGTATTTCTGATGCACGAGTGGTTGAGTTTACCCTCAGTGACCAAGAAATGCCGGAAATGGCAGGTCTGTCCTGCAACTTTTCGTGCTGGTTGTCCCCTAGCAATTTAACCTGTGGTATCAAATGCGAATTTGAAGCCTCCGGCACTACAGGAGCTAAACCTGCGGCCATCGCCGCACCTACTGCTGCAACAGCTGAGAAGGCTAAGCCTGTAGCGGCAGCAGCTCCCACGAAGTCTGCTGCACCTGCGGCGAAAAAAGCCAAGAAAAAATCGGATGTTCCTATTAATATCTACCGTCCGAATAAACCCTTTGTGGGCAAGTGCGTTTCCAACGAAGAGCTCGTTGGCCCTGGTGGTATTGGTACCTGTCGACATCTGATTTTCGATATTTCTGCCGGTGATTTGAAATATGTCGAAGGCCAGAGTATTGGCATCATTGCAGACGGAACTGATGCTAAAGGCAAGCCTAATAAGATTCGCCTCTACTCCATTGCGTCTGCCCACCGGGGTGATTACCTAGACGATAAAACCGTCTCTCTTTGTGTGCGCCAATTAGAGTATCCCGATCCAGACACGGGTAAAACGGTATATGGAGTTTGTTCCAGCTTCCTTTGTAATCTTAAGCCTGGAGATGATGTCAAAATCACGGGGCCTGTGGGTAAAGAGATGCTCTTACCCGATGATCCCAACGCCAATATCATTATGCTAGGGACAGGAACTGGAATTGCCCCCTTCCGCTCTTTCCTCTGGCACTTGTTCAAAGAGAATGAAGATGTCAATGCCAATCCGTTCTGGCTACCCAAGTTATTGGGTTGGGTCAAGCCCAGTGACAAGCCCAAGTTTAATGGAAAGACCTGGTTGATTTTCGGCGTAGCTACGACTCCCAATGTCCTGTACAACAATGATCTAGAAGATCTGCAACGTCGCTATCCCAATAACTTCCGCTTAACGAAGGCCATTAGTCGTGAGCAAAAGAATCCTGAGGGTGGACGGATGTATATCCAGCACCGGGTAGCAGAGCATGCAGAAGAACTCTGGAAACTGATCCAACAGGATAATACCCACACCTATATTTGTGGTTTGAAAGGGATGGAAAAAGGCATTGATGAAGCGCTCAGTGCCGTTGCTAGTAAAGATGGCGTTAATTGGAGTGAATTTCAACGAGAAATGAAAAAAGCTCATCGCTGGCATGTAGAAACCTACTAAGCCGCTTTTCTTTGGTGAGCCTCATTCTTGAAAGTTTAACTCTCTGAAGCACTCCAGTTCTCAATGAACTGGAGTTTTTTTCAGGGTTACTAGATAGGGAAAGACCAAGATCGGATTTCTGGGGTTCGCTTTCTGAAGAAGATTGAGTAAAATCTAATCAGTTCAAGGCTAGCTGTCCTTGAATGCCGTTGCTTAACAAGAGGCTTGTCCATGGTTGCCAATATCTATGATCCAGATAAACGCAAACTCCTGTCGTCTTTGAGTCATGGTTCAATTTTTCTGAGTGCCTTGGTATTATCCATCGGTATTCCACTGGTCATTTTGCTCGTGTCGGATGACCCAGTTGTCAAAGCAAATGCCAGAGAAGCGATTAACTTTCACGTCAATGTTTGGTTCTATGGCATCTTATTCGGCATCCTCTGTTGGGTTTTACTAGGATGGCCGCTGTTAGGTTTGTTATTTGTTGTGCAGTGGGTGATGCCAGTTTTAGCGATTCGCCATTGTCTACAGGACCCAGATGAACCTTACAACTACTCATTCATTTTTCATGTGCTTTAGGCCGTGATTTCTCTGGCCGACATAGGCTGATTGCCCTCAATGTTAGGTGTCGCGCCGATCAGTCCAATTGCATGCGGGGCAATGGCAGTTGCCAATTGCCCGTTCTGTGATGTGGATTTTAGTTTTGCACTCTGGACACTGACCGGTGAAAAAAGGATGGGTCATGATCAGTCGCACTTGTTCCATATAAGACAATTGGGACAACATATAGCTCAAGGACGGAGGCATGATTTGATCAGGATGGTTAGACACGGTCTTTAGGGGTTGGTTCTAGAGAAATACAAACCCGCAGGAGAAAACGTTCGCTTCGTAGCGTTAAGGTATCGATTTCTTTTCGCAGAGTATATATATAATCTGTCCGATCTACACCGAGAACCACCACTGAGAAACTACTGAATTCCTATACATGAGCGGGATTTGTAATGCTTCATAGTTTCCGGGGATATACGGATAGGGGAAGAGAATGAAAAATTTAGCTGAATTGCTGCAGCCAAATCCTCTCTTGGCTGATCTGATATAAATTACGCACGATGGCAGGCAGCTAAGATGACAGATATTGAATGCAAAGGCATGAGGGATGAAAGACCTAGCGGCTGTCGAACAGGCATTTAAACGGCTTCAAGCTCAGTTATGTGATCGCTGGCAGGAGATTGAAACTGTAGATACGGGGCATTCCGATATTTTGGTAATTCCCTCGTTTAGTGTGGATCAACAAGAGCTGCAAAAGATTGATGGGTTTTTGCATTACGAGGAGCGGCTCCTGTTTTCGCTGATCCGGCTTCGTGATCCGAAAACCCGCTTGATTTATGTGACATCCCAACCGCTGCCGCCGATTGTGATTGATTATTATCTCCAGCTTTTACCAGGCATTCCGTTTTCCCATGCCCGAGATCGCTTGTTGCTATTGCCCATTTACGATCAGTCTCTTAAGCCCCTCAGCCAGAAGATTCTAGAACGGCCTCGATTGATGGAGCGAATTCGGCATTCTATGCGACCAGGTTGTTCCTACATGATCTGCTTTAACTCGACGGACTTAGAACGGGAAATTTCGGTCAAACTCAATATTCCTCTATTGGCTGCTGATCCAACCCTTTTACATTTAGGGACGAAAAGTGGGAGTCGGCAGGTCTTTGCGGAGTGTGGTATTCCTCATCCTGATGGCAGCCTGTTGGTGTGGGATACGGAAGCACTCATAGAGGCGGCAGTTGCCCTCTGGCAGCGTCAGCCCCAGCTTCAACGGATGGTCGTTAAGCTGAATGAGGGCTTTTCTGGAGAGGGAAATGCGTTGCTGGATCTGCGGAATGTTGGGGATATTGAGACGTCAGAAAAAAGACGAAACGTGATTTGCGATCGCATCCCCCATCTCACCTTTGAATCTCCCACGGAAACTTGGTCTCATTTTTGCGATCGCATCCCCAAACTCGGTGCGATTGTTGAAGCTTTTATTGAAGGGGAATATAAGACCTCTCCCAGTGTCCAGGGCCAAATTACCCCTAATGGCGAAGTAGAAATTCTTTCAACCCATGATCAGATTTTAGGGGGGCCTAATCAACAAATTTATTTAGGGTGCCGGTTTCCCGCTTCAGAAGAGTATCGCCTCCGACTTCAGCAGTTGGGCCTCAAAGTCGGTGAGAATCTGGCCAAAAAAGGGGTGCTGGAGCGATATGGGGTTGATTTTGTCGTAGCCAAGCGCATTTTGGCGGATGGGAGTACCCATTGGGATGTCCAAGCCATTGAAATTAACCTGAGAAAAGGGGGCACGACGCATCCCTTTATGACTCTGAAACTGCTGACCAATGGCCTTTATGACATGCATAGTGGCTTGTTCTTTGGCCAACAAGGGTTACCGAAGTACTATGTGGCCTCGGATAATCTTTGTGAATCTTCCTATCAAGGATTATTACCAGACGACTTGATGGATATTATCGCCCGCCACCATCTCCATTTTGATACGGGAAGTGAGATGGGTACGGTTTTTCATCTGATGGGCTGTTTGTCCGAGTTTGGCAAAGTCGGTCTGACCAGTATTGCTAATTCACCAGAACAGGCAGACACGATTTATAACCAGGTGATTGAGATTTTGAACCAAGAGACCCAGCCACCCACTCAGACCCAAGACACTGATCCGACCCTACCGATTGGTTGGAGTATCGGTAGTTGATAGGCGTTGGGGGCTTCCTTGCCCGCAGATTCCTGTCTAACGTTTCAACCTGTGGCTGAACCCATGGGTAACTACGATATTCTCCCTCTCGACCCAAAAACTCAATCCATCAGTCTACTGCAGTATGAGGTTAGATTAGAAAAAATGGGCACACTGGGTAGACTGATGGCGAGACATCAAATGCAAATTAGAAAACCTGGCATAGTAGTCCCAATAGTTTATTTTGGCATCACCATTGGTTTGATTACGCCTGTACAAGCTATACCAACAGCGTCTCAGGGATTTTTCGATACTCAGAATGCTGCAGAAGAGTTTTTTGACATTGGCCGTGAGCGCTTGCAGCGCGAGATTAAACTCTTGGAACAGAAACGAAGTCAGCGTTCAGAGAAAATTCTCAAAATCGATGAAAAAACGAAACTCAATGAAAAAGAGCTGGAGAATTGGGATGACTTACATCCTCAACACCAGCTCCGTCAACAGTAGATGAATTGAAACTAGCCAAGGCGGCGGTAGAGTAGCTTTTGAATGCTTAGGAGTGCGAGGGCATCAAATCCGAATAGCAGTAATAAAGAACCCGCTAGGCTTACAGATCCCCAAGGTGCTTCCATCACAACGCTAGTGAAGCTCCAGTCGTTATGGAGATAAAGGTAACGAATCGGCTCAATGGCGAAGCTGAGGGGATTCAAGCTTGCCACCACCTGTAGCCAAGTGGGCATAAAGGTTAAGGGGACTAAAGCTGTGCTGGCAAACAGCAGAGGCAAATTCGTGACAAAGATAACGGCAATTAGTTCGATGTGACCCGGTAATGCAAAGGAAAGTCCCAGGCTAAGGGCTGTCACGCCTAAAACTAGGAGTAAAACAATGAGAGCAACAATGGCTAAACCCACCGTATTGGGTAAACCAGCTCCCATAAAGAAGCTCAGAGCCATAATCGCTAGGGTTTGGACCAAACTTAAGGTGGTGATGAAAATCGCTGATGCCATCACGATGGAAAAGCGGGATGCCAGGGGAGCCACCAGCAGTCGGTTCAAGAACCCAAATTCCCGGTCAAACATGACAGGGAGACCCGCATTTAAAGCGCCACTAAAGGCCGTAAACACAATGACGCCTGCGCTGAGGAACTGGCCATAGCTTTGGCTCGTTCCGAATAGGCCTTCCGGTACATTTTTAAACAGGGCGCCAAACAGAACCAACCACATCAAAGGCTGAATAATGCCAGCAATTAAGGTGGTGGGGCGTCGCTTCAGTTGAATGAACAGACGGCGGGTTAGGGCGACCGTCTCTTGTAAAAATTCGCCAGAAACAATGCCAGGAGTTGTCAATAAATCGGCTTGAACACCTGAGTCAGCGATTGAGTTGGTGTTAGCGGAGGTGGTGGTCATAACAAAGTTTTAAAAGTTGGTATCTAGATTCAGAAAAAGTTGAGGACCTACCGACGGCCAGTTGATCCTGATTGATAGGGAGCTAACGCATATTTTCTTTGCGTTCTTTTTTGCGATCGCGGGTGCCTGCTGCTGCCATTTCAGCATCCAATAAAGTTCGACCTGTGGCAGCCAGATAAACATCGTCCAAACTCGGACGGGCTTGGGCAATGCTGAAGATGGGCAACCCGGCCTCTTTAAGGGCAGTTTGAATATTTAACAGGGCATCTCCTTGGGAAGAGACCACCATATTGAGTGAGTTGCCTTGGGCAGGGTTAATAATCACATCCTGAACAAAGGGCAAGGCGGTGGTCATTTCCTGGGCCTGTTGTGCCTCTTGATCTGGGGTGAACTCCCGAATCTTAAGGGTGACTCGATCTCCCCCAACTTGGTCTTTAAGTTCCGTGGGAGCTCCTTCGGCAATCACGGTACCTTGGTCAATGATGGCGACGCGATCGGCAAGGGCATCGATCTCTTCTAAATAATGGCTAGTCAGCAGAATCGTTGTGCCTCGCTCTCGCAGCCCTTGCAGGAAGTCCCAGATCACGACCCGACTTTCAATATCTAACCCTACGGTGGGTTCATCTAAAACTAAGACAGCCGGCGCATGCAAGAGACCAGCTGCCAGGTCTAGACGTTTACGAATGCCGCCAGAATAGGTTCCTGTTTTAGTGTCCGCCCAACTTTGTAAATCCAGAAGCGTTAAAACTTTTTCTACCTGGTCAGCAATCGTTTTGGCAGGTAAATGATAGAGGGCCGCTTGCAGTTGCAGCAATTCACGACCGGTTAGGACTTTATCCAGGGCTACTTCTTGGGCAATATATCCCAACAGTTGACGGGCAGCTCTGGGATATTTTCGCACAGAGACCCCATTCACCTCGATGTTGCCACCATCAGGTGTGGCTAAGCTGCATAGGCAACGCAAGGTTGTGGTTTTACCAGCACCATTGGGTCCTAGCAAGCCAAAAATCTCTCCCGGTTGAATTTGAAAGGAGACATCTTTAACTGCTTCAACCTTGCCGTAGGATTTTTTTAGGTTTTGGATGAGAACAGCAGGAGCCATATAATCACAAATCTCAACAGGCAGTCTTTCTTATTTTATTACTGTGTCTACGATGCAATGGCATGAATCTTAGAAATTGCTAGTTGAGATTGGAGTTTTTGGGGCCATTCGCCACGAATGACTCCCGTTTATAAGGTTATAAATCGACGATATCTAGTCGGAATAAAGACATTGGATTATCAACGGCCTCTTTTTCTTCTTATCCTTTGTTTTAGGCAGCTTAAGTCTGTTTTTTGCTTAATATCGCCATAAGGCTTTAGGGAGAGAGGCACCTGTTAATCTGGCTAAAAAAAATTTAGATGGGGTAAATTCAGCATGAATTTTATGACTTTAACCAATACTGGGTATCCAAGCTTGCAGGATATGAGTGGAGTGGTGCCACATCTGTTGAGTCCAGGGCAAGCTATCCACTCCCATGCCTGCGCAGAGCAGCATCATGTACAGAATCGAAAACTTAAAGACTGACCGGGCCATTTGCTTATCTTCTGGTGTTTGAGTCAGCTGCCAGGCTTTGTGAATAAACTGGGCCCAGAGCACAATGGCAATCGATGCGTATAGCGGGCCAGACACCTGTAAGGGATAGACCAGTAACAAAGTAACCGGTAACAACAGTAGCGTGTAGATAAAGGTTTGATTGGCAGTGGTGGCCATGCCTTTAACCACGGGCATCATGGGAACGCCAACTTTGGAGTAGTCCTCTTCAATCATCATGGCGAGAGGCCAAAAATGGGGTGGCGTCCAGATGAAAATGATGGCAAACAGTACCCAAGCCGCCCAGCTCAATTCTCCTGTGACAGCAGCCCAGCCAACTAAGGGCGGAATAGCCCCTGCAGCACCCCCAATGACAATGTTTTGGGTGGATGAGCGCTTGAGCCAGTAGGTATAGACGCCGATATAAACAGCGATACCCGCCATCGCTAGGCATGCACTGAGGAGGTTCGCTCCAAAGTCCAAGAGCAGAAAGGCTATTAGAGCTAATGCTGCTGCAAAGATGCTGGCCTGCCAGACTTGGATTCGCCCAGAAGGAAGAGGACGATGCCGGGTTCGCTCCATGATGTAATCGATGTCGCGATCGTAAATACAGTTGATGGTATTCGCCGACCCTGCAGCACAAGCGCCTGCTAGCAAAGTCGTCAAAAATAATCTTGGGCCGACTTGTCCAGAGGAAGCAACCCACATAGCAGCTGCTGTTGTAATTAAGAACAACAGAATCAGCCGGGGTTTCGTCAGTTGATAGAAATCGATGCAGGTCTGAGCAAAACCAGGATGAAGCCAAGGAACCTCAGCCCATACGGTTTTTTGCATATTTAAGCCTCTGAATAAATTCCAAGATGGGGCAAGACGATAAAAATGAGTGTGAGAATGATTAAGAAGGCTCTAAGGAGCCTGCCATTCTGATGGGCACGGTGTGTAAGGGCTGAACATATTCGGCCTGGTGACGATCCCGAATCGCGATAACGCTGAAGATCACTAAGGTGCCTAATAAAGTCGCTCCAATTGCCTGATGGGCAACAGTTAAACCTACCACTTGTAGATGTAATCTTAGGGTCGATATGCCGACTAAGATTTGTAGGCTTAGCAAGCCTAAAGCAAGTTTCCCCAATCCCCTTAAACGCGGATGAAGTGCTGGGGTTCGCCAAGCCAAAAACACCAGCGCTAGAACAGCTAAGGTGGGAGGAACAACCCCAATAAAGTGGTTATACATAATCCGGCAGAGCTTTGCCCCTGCCAAACATTGGTGAGCAGCCCAACGAGAAGCGACTAAGCCACCGAGAATACTCTGGAAATAGATGAGGACTCCGGCTAGAGTGCTGAGCCAAGGCAATCGATCAACCACTCCCGTTCCCTGATAGGGCATCAAACTACTGCCCAGCACCAACATGCTGCTAAAAAAGAGCAATCCCGTTGCCAAATGAGCGGTCACAATATCGAATCGTAATAGTTGAGTGACCGTTAACCCTCCTAAAACGCCTTGGAAGATAATGAGTCCAAGACACAGGGTTGTCACGACCGGCACCCATTTGGGGAGTTGGGATTTCCACCGCCAGGTTGCTCCCACTAATGCCATCATCAATAGGCCAAGGGAGGAGGCAATCAGACGGTGAAACCACTCCAGAAAAACCTGGAGATTCATTTGGTCCTTGGGAATCAGCTCTCCGTAGCATAAGGGCCAATCTGGACAAGATAGCCCTGCATTCATCACCCGGGTTGCACTGCCTAAGGCCATCAAAAACAGTGTCAATAGGGCCATGGCGAAAAATGCATAGCTGAAGAGCTGAGAAGGCGTTCTTCTCACTGAATGGGCACCTGGGGAGTGGGTCTGTAGTATGTCGGCCATGGATTATGTCAACAACGATAGGAAGAGGAGTGTAACCACATCAATGGTTATTAACTTTTAATAGTTCGCTACTAATAGGGATCTATCGAAGCTTGGTCAGGATAGATATACTGTAACCACTATTTCCCTGAGGCTGGAATGGTCTGAAACATATTGCTATACAAGTGTTGCAGCTTGCTTGACACTGTTGCAGATATTACCTTTTTTTAAGGGTTCTACTGAAAGGTAGAAAGACATTGACTTTTGTAAGGAAACTTTAAGGTACAGTTATCTCCAAATCTAGAATCAACTGCCAAGATGGAAGTATCTGTTGTCTTGTCAGGATCCCAAAGAAAAGCCTAAGACTGCTGATCAGAGTTCCACCTTACCGAGTGAGCTGATCTACCGTAGTAGGTGATGTTGAAGGTTCTGAATAGGTGTTTAAGGCTCCTTATTGTTTGGCCTGATGTCCGCTCTATCACTACAGGAAAATCACTGTGAAAGTTCCAACGGCGATTCTCACCTTAATTATTGGGATTCTAATTACCCTTGCTAGCCTCTGGGTCAGTCAACACAATGATGTATTGCTGCCCATTGCTGCAGCATCTGAAGCAGCAGAAATCGATCGCTTATTTGCCGCGATGATGGCCATTGCCACGGGCCTATTTCTGATTGTTCAAGGGGCGTTGCTATATTCCTTATTGGCGTTTCGCCGTAAGCCTGATGATCAGACGGATGCTGCACCCGTGCA
The Acaryochloris marina S15 genome window above contains:
- a CDS encoding ferredoxin-NADP reductase, which translates into the protein MDYESMKGLAGEVEPKLMAILAEFNKTLKKYGISDARVVEFTLSDQEMPEMAGLSCNFSCWLSPSNLTCGIKCEFEASGTTGAKPAAIAAPTAATAEKAKPVAAAAPTKSAAPAAKKAKKKSDVPINIYRPNKPFVGKCVSNEELVGPGGIGTCRHLIFDISAGDLKYVEGQSIGIIADGTDAKGKPNKIRLYSIASAHRGDYLDDKTVSLCVRQLEYPDPDTGKTVYGVCSSFLCNLKPGDDVKITGPVGKEMLLPDDPNANIIMLGTGTGIAPFRSFLWHLFKENEDVNANPFWLPKLLGWVKPSDKPKFNGKTWLIFGVATTPNVLYNNDLEDLQRRYPNNFRLTKAISREQKNPEGGRMYIQHRVAEHAEELWKLIQQDNTHTYICGLKGMEKGIDEALSAVASKDGVNWSEFQREMKKAHRWHVETY
- a CDS encoding DUF4870 domain-containing protein encodes the protein MVANIYDPDKRKLLSSLSHGSIFLSALVLSIGIPLVILLVSDDPVVKANAREAINFHVNVWFYGILFGILCWVLLGWPLLGLLFVVQWVMPVLAIRHCLQDPDEPYNYSFIFHVL
- a CDS encoding peptide ligase PGM1-related protein encodes the protein MKDLAAVEQAFKRLQAQLCDRWQEIETVDTGHSDILVIPSFSVDQQELQKIDGFLHYEERLLFSLIRLRDPKTRLIYVTSQPLPPIVIDYYLQLLPGIPFSHARDRLLLLPIYDQSLKPLSQKILERPRLMERIRHSMRPGCSYMICFNSTDLEREISVKLNIPLLAADPTLLHLGTKSGSRQVFAECGIPHPDGSLLVWDTEALIEAAVALWQRQPQLQRMVVKLNEGFSGEGNALLDLRNVGDIETSEKRRNVICDRIPHLTFESPTETWSHFCDRIPKLGAIVEAFIEGEYKTSPSVQGQITPNGEVEILSTHDQILGGPNQQIYLGCRFPASEEYRLRLQQLGLKVGENLAKKGVLERYGVDFVVAKRILADGSTHWDVQAIEINLRKGGTTHPFMTLKLLTNGLYDMHSGLFFGQQGLPKYYVASDNLCESSYQGLLPDDLMDIIARHHLHFDTGSEMGTVFHLMGCLSEFGKVGLTSIANSPEQADTIYNQVIEILNQETQPPTQTQDTDPTLPIGWSIGS
- a CDS encoding ABC transporter permease, translated to MTTTSANTNSIADSGVQADLLTTPGIVSGEFLQETVALTRRLFIQLKRRPTTLIAGIIQPLMWLVLFGALFKNVPEGLFGTSQSYGQFLSAGVIVFTAFSGALNAGLPVMFDREFGFLNRLLVAPLASRFSIVMASAIFITTLSLVQTLAIMALSFFMGAGLPNTVGLAIVALIVLLLVLGVTALSLGLSFALPGHIELIAVIFVTNLPLLFASTALVPLTFMPTWLQVVASLNPLSFAIEPIRYLYLHNDWSFTSVVMEAPWGSVSLAGSLLLLFGFDALALLSIQKLLYRRLG
- a CDS encoding ABC transporter ATP-binding protein, translated to MAPAVLIQNLKKSYGKVEAVKDVSFQIQPGEIFGLLGPNGAGKTTTLRCLCSLATPDGGNIEVNGVSVRKYPRAARQLLGYIAQEVALDKVLTGRELLQLQAALYHLPAKTIADQVEKVLTLLDLQSWADTKTGTYSGGIRKRLDLAAGLLHAPAVLVLDEPTVGLDIESRVVIWDFLQGLRERGTTILLTSHYLEEIDALADRVAIIDQGTVIAEGAPTELKDQVGGDRVTLKIREFTPDQEAQQAQEMTTALPFVQDVIINPAQGNSLNMVVSSQGDALLNIQTALKEAGLPIFSIAQARPSLDDVYLAATGRTLLDAEMAAAGTRDRKKERKENMR
- a CDS encoding heme o synthase, with product MQKTVWAEVPWLHPGFAQTCIDFYQLTKPRLILLFLITTAAAMWVASSGQVGPRLFLTTLLAGACAAGSANTINCIYDRDIDYIMERTRHRPLPSGRIQVWQASIFAAALALIAFLLLDFGANLLSACLAMAGIAVYIGVYTYWLKRSSTQNIVIGGAAGAIPPLVGWAAVTGELSWAAWVLFAIIFIWTPPHFWPLAMMIEEDYSKVGVPMMPVVKGMATTANQTFIYTLLLLPVTLLLVYPLQVSGPLYASIAIVLWAQFIHKAWQLTQTPEDKQMARSVFKFSILYMMLLCAGMGVDSLPWTQQMWHHSTHILQAWIPSIG
- a CDS encoding heme A synthase translates to MALLTLFLMALGSATRVMNAGLSCPDWPLCYGELIPKDQMNLQVFLEWFHRLIASSLGLLMMALVGATWRWKSQLPKWVPVVTTLCLGLIIFQGVLGGLTVTQLLRFDIVTAHLATGLLFFSSMLVLGSSLMPYQGTGVVDRLPWLSTLAGVLIYFQSILGGLVASRWAAHQCLAGAKLCRIMYNHFIGVVPPTLAVLALVFLAWRTPALHPRLRGLGKLALGLLSLQILVGISTLRLHLQVVGLTVAHQAIGATLLGTLVIFSVIAIRDRHQAEYVQPLHTVPIRMAGSLEPS